One genomic region from Lycorma delicatula isolate Av1 chromosome 1, ASM4794821v1, whole genome shotgun sequence encodes:
- the LOC142317738 gene encoding uncharacterized protein LOC142317738, with translation MCCAGGKIKLPQLDAPPEPLKTLLAGSTAESKHFLSNIRKYNSCFQMTSFGAEIVTTQFMPTFKIKGQIYHKAGSLLPFSDSDHKFLQMYFIGDDRDEVDARCEIHTSLRRSIISQLQRLLHERNNLVGLFKTAIDMMPSDTHKIVIHADKTPAGEHVRRYNAPTIDEVAIVIVGDQFQPRDIVLHRRNDQLINVAETSLCHSEA, from the coding sequence ATGTGTTGCGCTGGCGGAAAAATCAAATTGCCTCAACTTGATGCACCACCAGAGCCATTGAAAACTCTACTTGCTGGATCTACCGCTGAATCGAAGCATTTCCTATCgaacatcaggaaatataactcttgcttccaaatgacgtcatttggtgCGGAAATCGTGACCACTCAATTCAtgccaacttttaaaatcaaagggCAAATATATCACAAAGCTGGCTCCCTGCTCCCGTTCTCAGATAGTGACCATAAATTCCTTCAAATGTACTTCATCGGTGATGATAGAGATGAAGTCGATGCACGTTGTGAAATACATACCTCGCTAAGAAGATCCATTATTTCGCAGCTACAGAGGCTACTTCACGAAAGGAACAATTTGGTAGGTTTGTTCAAAACGGCAATTGATATGATGCCATCAGATACCCACAAGATTGTCATTCACGCAGACAAAACGCCCGCTGGAGAACATGTCCGGAGATATAATGCTCCAACTATAGACGAAGTAGCAATTGTCATAGTCGGAGATCAGTTCCAACCTAGAGATATTGTTCTCCATCGAAGAAACGATCAATTGATAAACGTCGCAGAAACTTCGCTGTGCCACAGCGAGGCGTAG